From Cellvibrio zantedeschiae, the proteins below share one genomic window:
- a CDS encoding chemotaxis protein CheW, with amino-acid sequence MSDIKNPFDSLLDYFDDLLPSEELEPMASLRVPTPKTQVAAPEAPAKPVAKPPIAHRATARKTAPKAAPQFAEPDVDQKEKLQKLLSSAQPKIAVAPIVKVAPVEVVAQPKTFVADPNEIQEWVIETAAPIVEAQPVIEAPAIIEAEDTAFKIPGLEWMPNGLPQWAQSRFDVLLFKVSGLTLAVPLISLGQIQPITDELAPLFGQADWFMGFQPTPQGKIRTVNTAKFVMPERYDENFVKNAKYVVSINGVPWGLAVDSVNQPISLMPDEVKWRSDRSKRPWLAGTVKEHMCALLDIPMIGQMLMDADKNLMKSRA; translated from the coding sequence GTGAGCGATATAAAAAATCCATTTGATAGCCTGCTCGATTACTTTGATGACTTATTGCCATCAGAAGAACTTGAGCCTATGGCGAGCTTGAGAGTACCTACGCCCAAAACACAAGTAGCAGCACCAGAAGCTCCAGCAAAACCTGTGGCTAAGCCGCCGATTGCACATCGCGCAACTGCACGTAAAACTGCGCCCAAAGCAGCGCCGCAATTTGCTGAGCCAGATGTCGATCAAAAAGAAAAGCTGCAAAAACTATTGAGTAGTGCGCAACCGAAAATTGCTGTTGCGCCCATAGTAAAAGTCGCTCCTGTTGAAGTTGTCGCCCAACCTAAAACTTTTGTGGCAGATCCTAATGAAATCCAGGAATGGGTGATTGAAACTGCCGCGCCTATCGTTGAAGCTCAGCCAGTTATCGAAGCCCCCGCTATTATTGAAGCTGAAGATACCGCGTTTAAAATTCCCGGCTTGGAGTGGATGCCTAACGGCCTGCCGCAGTGGGCGCAATCACGTTTTGATGTGCTGCTGTTTAAAGTCTCTGGTTTGACCTTGGCAGTGCCTTTGATTTCGCTCGGTCAAATCCAACCAATTACCGATGAGCTTGCACCACTCTTTGGTCAAGCCGATTGGTTTATGGGATTTCAGCCAACGCCGCAAGGCAAAATCCGCACGGTAAACACAGCCAAATTTGTCATGCCCGAGCGCTATGATGAAAACTTCGTAAAGAACGCAAAATATGTGGTGTCGATTAACGGCGTGCCCTGGGGCTTGGCGGTGGATTCCGTCAATCAACCCATTAGTCTTATGCCCGATGAGGTTAAGTGGCGCAGCGACCGCAGCAAACGCCCCTGGTTGGCGGGAACGGTTAAAGAGCATATGTGCGCTTTGCTCGATATTCCCATGATTGGCCAAATGTTGATGGATGCTGACAAGAACCTTATGAAAAGTCGGGCCTGA
- a CDS encoding chemotaxis protein CheW, with protein MANDVVKNKSTDDPVLQWVTFRLDGETYGINVMQVQEVLRYTEIAPVPGAPSYVLGIINLRGNVVTVIDTRHRFNLPSGDITDNTRIVIIETDRHVIGILVDSVAEVVYLRQSEIEMAPNVGNEESAKFIQGVCHKNNELLILIELNKLLTSEEWNELEDV; from the coding sequence ATGGCTAATGATGTAGTAAAGAATAAAAGCACTGACGATCCAGTCCTCCAGTGGGTTACTTTTCGTTTAGATGGCGAAACCTATGGCATCAACGTAATGCAGGTGCAAGAAGTTCTGCGTTATACCGAAATTGCTCCCGTTCCCGGCGCGCCTTCCTATGTGTTGGGGATTATTAATCTGCGCGGTAACGTAGTAACCGTAATTGATACCCGTCACCGCTTTAATTTGCCTAGCGGCGATATTACCGACAACACTCGTATCGTGATTATTGAAACCGACCGCCATGTAATTGGTATTTTGGTAGATAGCGTTGCGGAAGTGGTTTACTTGCGCCAATCAGAAATTGAAATGGCTCCGAATGTGGGTAACGAGGAATCAGCCAAGTTTATCCAGGGCGTTTGCCACAAAAACAACGAGCTGTTGATTTTGATCGAACTCAACAAGTTGTTGACTAGCGAAGAGTGGAACGAGTTGGAAGACGTTTAA
- a CDS encoding DUF2802 domain-containing protein: protein MLPLTPLEIGLIVSLLLGLVALVVAIKALKVARAQQENTERLIQKLTRDLAMSNSGSVGMGQRLLAMEKRLQEEPKKSDQKIDYYNDDDFQPYSQAAQLFKMGLDAEEVARRCGLSRAEASLIQMMQMKSDLK from the coding sequence ATGCTACCACTAACGCCACTTGAAATCGGGCTTATCGTCAGTCTCCTTCTCGGTCTTGTGGCATTGGTTGTTGCAATCAAAGCATTAAAAGTTGCACGCGCACAGCAAGAAAATACTGAGCGTCTTATCCAAAAACTTACGCGTGATTTAGCCATGTCTAATAGCGGCTCAGTCGGTATGGGGCAGCGTCTATTAGCAATGGAAAAACGCCTGCAAGAAGAACCGAAAAAATCGGACCAGAAAATTGATTATTATAACGACGATGATTTCCAACCATATTCGCAGGCGGCACAGCTGTTTAAAATGGGTTTGGATGCAGAAGAAGTTGCACGTCGCTGCGGACTTTCTCGCGCTGAAGCATCTTTAATTCAAATGATGCAAATGAAATCAGATCTTAAATAA
- a CDS encoding AEC family transporter, giving the protein MIIDSPLATLSFAFSVTAPIFVMLVLGIILKRKAMITDNFIKIASQLVYNIGLPVMLFTTCATAHFGEMADRNVLIAFSAMTAIVFAGSLLTAHWHCEDPRDQGVFIQGAFRGNLVILGLAFCANAYGEHGLAIAALPVAMTVVFYNVLSVYVLNRSLHPANSSLKPTLIGIAKNPLIIAIFLGLIINAVALPLPKVLLDSGKYLSQMVLPLALICIGGALDISRFRTLDSATLSATAWKLFLSPIIACAIAIVLGVRGESLAILFLLAASPTATISFVMVQAMNGNTKLAANIIVQTTLGSMLTVTAGLWFLQAAGLM; this is encoded by the coding sequence GTGATTATCGACTCACCACTCGCAACACTAAGCTTTGCCTTTTCTGTAACAGCGCCGATTTTTGTAATGCTGGTACTGGGTATTATTTTAAAACGCAAAGCGATGATTACTGATAACTTTATTAAAATCGCATCGCAGCTGGTGTATAACATTGGTTTGCCAGTGATGTTATTTACCACTTGTGCTACTGCGCATTTTGGTGAAATGGCTGATCGAAATGTATTGATAGCGTTTAGCGCAATGACAGCGATTGTGTTTGCAGGAAGCTTATTAACCGCGCATTGGCATTGCGAAGATCCACGTGATCAGGGTGTTTTTATCCAGGGTGCATTTCGCGGAAACCTTGTGATTTTAGGCCTGGCATTTTGTGCAAATGCTTATGGTGAACATGGATTAGCAATTGCAGCTTTACCAGTTGCTATGACAGTAGTTTTTTACAATGTACTTTCGGTTTACGTACTCAACCGCAGTTTGCATCCAGCCAACAGCTCACTCAAACCAACACTTATTGGTATTGCAAAAAATCCATTAATTATTGCGATTTTCCTTGGATTAATTATTAATGCTGTAGCCCTACCTTTACCCAAAGTTTTATTGGACAGCGGAAAATATTTAAGCCAAATGGTATTGCCGCTTGCATTAATTTGTATTGGTGGCGCTTTGGATATTTCACGTTTCCGCACTCTAGATTCCGCAACGCTTAGCGCCACTGCGTGGAAGTTATTTTTATCGCCAATTATTGCGTGCGCGATTGCCATTGTATTGGGTGTTCGCGGTGAAAGTCTTGCGATTCTATTTTTATTAGCAGCATCGCCAACAGCGACAATCAGTTTTGTCATGGTGCAAGCAATGAACGGAAATACAAAGTTGGCAGCCAATATTATTGTGCAAACAACATTGGGCTCTATGCTGACAGTGACGGCGGGATTATGGTTTTTACAAGCAGCTGGATTGATGTAG